CGGCCAGCAGGGGGTTGGAGGTGTCGTTCAGCGCTGCCAGCAGCGTCGCGCCCTGAGCAGTTCGGCGGGCACGTGCCGTCAGCAAGCCCATGACGAAATCCCCGTTCTCGACGTTCTCCGATGACGGAAGGATTGTCGGAGGCGGGGTAGGCGATCTTGAGGAGCTACCGGCGGGTCGTGGGAAAGGGCCGTTCGGCGACGGGAGGCCGCCCAGAGGTCCCGAAACGGGACGGAAACCCTTGCGCGCCGTATGCATCGGGTGCCTTAATGATGGCACTGAGTGCATCGGCGCCCTCACGAGCGCCGACCCTCCCCTGTTGGGCACCAACACGGCGGTACGGCCCCTCCTCTGTCGGGCCGCACCGGCAGACGAGAGGAGTCGGGCCATGACCAGCACCTTGTCCCCCACCCTCGGCGGTACCAAACACGCCGACCCGCAGCTCTACGTGACCGCGACGCACAAGGTGCGGTCGACCTCCGGCAAGCCGCCGTTCGCCTGGGTGCCCTACGGGGTGCAGCACGCCTGGTCGGCCGGCTCCCGCAAGACGCTCTGCGGTGAATGGACCTCGGGCTGGACGGTGTTCTGGGAGCGCTCGTTCTCCGCCACCCCGCACGACGCCTGCCCCGCCTGCGTCGAGGCCAGCCTCCCGGAGGCCTCCCGCCGCCGCCTCGACCCGGCCCTGCGCCGCACAGCCTGAAAACCTTTTTGTTCGTGATCATGCAAATCCCCCAGCCTTCGGCCGGGAGGTGCCCCCACTCCCCGGCGTTCTAGAACTCTTGACTCGACAGTTCTAGAACGCCGGGGAGGATTTGCATGATCACGAAGGGTTTGGGGGGGTGCCCACCTGCGTCTCTGATGGTGGACGCCGGCCCGCACCTACCGGCGCTGGTGCGCCTTGGGTGCCCACCCGCGTCCTCCAGCAGGTGGTGGGTGAGCCTGCCCACGGTCTGCGCCACCACCTGTTCTTGTTCGGCGGGTATGGTCACGGGCATGTCACGGGTTCCGCTCGTCCCCGGAGAGCAGACCGCCCCGGGCAGTCATCCGGACACCGGGCGGCGGATCGCGGCGGCGGCGTTCGAGCTGTTCGAGGCTCGCGGGTACGACGGCACCACCGTCGACGCCATCGCGGAGCGCGCGGGTATCGCCCGGCGCACGTTCTTCCGGTACTTCCGCTCGAAGGACGACGTGATCTTCCCCGATCACGACTCCCTGCTCGCCATGGTCAATCAGCATCTGATCGCGCAGACCGCGCTCGACCCGATCGAGGCGATCTGCGGTGCGGTGAAACTGGTGCTGCTCAGTTACCTCGACGACCCGCAGGTCTCGGTGCAGCGCTACCGGCTCTCACGCAGTGTCCCCGCCCTGCGCGACCGTGAGCTGGCCAGTGTGCAACGGTACGAGCGCACCTTCAGCCGGTATCTGCGCGGTCGGCTCTCGGGCCGCCTGCCGGAGGCCCAGACGGTGCTGCGCGCCGACGTGATCGCGGCCGCGGTCGTTGCCGCCCACAATGCGGTGTTGCGAGAGTGGTTGCGCGCCGGGGGGAACTATGACCCGGTGACCGATCTGGACTCCTCGTGCGGCTGGGTGACGGCCACCT
The Kineosporia sp. NBRC 101731 genome window above contains:
- a CDS encoding TetR family transcriptional regulator encodes the protein MSRVPLVPGEQTAPGSHPDTGRRIAAAAFELFEARGYDGTTVDAIAERAGIARRTFFRYFRSKDDVIFPDHDSLLAMVNQHLIAQTALDPIEAICGAVKLVLLSYLDDPQVSVQRYRLSRSVPALRDRELASVQRYERTFSRYLRGRLSGRLPEAQTVLRADVIAAAVVAAHNAVLREWLRAGGNYDPVTDLDSSCGWVTATFGARTESSPAPAGDRDDVVVAVFRAGQPMDDVVAEISRTLRQS